One segment of Acaryochloris thomasi RCC1774 DNA contains the following:
- the rpaB gene encoding response regulator transcription factor RpaB — protein sequence MSYKQKVLVVDDESTIRRILATRLTMQGYEVSVAVDGEEALQVFEEQAPDLVVLDIMMPKLNGLQVCQELRKTTDIPIIILSALGDVGDRIQGLELGADDYLSKPFSPKELEGRIEAILRRTQSESGAESQTNGIIQLGALRVDLRKRQAYLADERLALTGMEFDVLELLVTNPGKTVSRSEILQRVWGYAPHQYADLRVVDVNVSRLRSKIGDNPKEPEFIHTDWGTGYYCQPVGQTPAVSA from the coding sequence GTGAGTTATAAGCAAAAGGTTTTAGTCGTTGATGATGAGTCAACGATTCGTCGCATACTGGCAACTCGTCTAACGATGCAAGGATATGAAGTATCTGTGGCAGTGGACGGAGAAGAAGCCCTCCAGGTCTTTGAGGAGCAGGCTCCCGACCTCGTTGTTTTGGATATCATGATGCCAAAGCTCAACGGTCTCCAGGTTTGTCAAGAGCTGCGCAAGACGACAGATATCCCCATTATTATTTTGTCAGCATTGGGAGATGTGGGCGATCGCATCCAAGGCTTAGAGCTGGGTGCAGATGACTATTTATCAAAGCCCTTTTCCCCAAAAGAGCTAGAGGGACGAATTGAAGCTATTTTGCGCCGTACCCAGAGCGAATCGGGTGCTGAGAGCCAGACCAACGGAATTATTCAGCTGGGTGCTCTACGGGTTGATCTGCGAAAGCGACAGGCCTACCTTGCAGATGAGCGGCTGGCCTTGACGGGAATGGAATTCGATGTTTTGGAGCTGTTGGTCACGAATCCGGGCAAGACCGTATCGCGTTCTGAGATTCTGCAGCGCGTTTGGGGCTATGCTCCCCACCAGTATGCAGATTTGCGCGTCGTGGATGTGAATGTCTCACGCCTGCGCTCTAAAATTGGCGACAATCCTAAAGAACCCGAGTTTATCCACACTGACTGGGGGACCGGCTATTACTGTCAGCCCGTGGGACAGACACCTGCCGTTAGCGCCTAG
- a CDS encoding 23S rRNA (pseudouridine(1915)-N(3))-methyltransferase RlmH, translated as MSAFPKVKLIAVGKVKKVWIRQGLEMYVPRLPELEIQEIKDSNPDKEGEQLLSLTTVNDSVVALSEAGKTYTSVDFAHYLSQAPSHRLVFMIGSAEGLSELVKQKSALQFSLSPMTFPHELARLMLVEQLYRAKNILQGGSYHK; from the coding sequence ATGAGTGCTTTCCCGAAGGTCAAACTGATTGCCGTGGGCAAGGTCAAAAAAGTCTGGATTCGGCAGGGACTAGAGATGTACGTTCCGCGTTTACCAGAACTGGAAATTCAGGAAATCAAAGACTCTAACCCCGACAAAGAGGGGGAGCAGCTTCTCTCCCTAACCACCGTGAACGATTCAGTTGTGGCTTTGTCAGAAGCAGGTAAAACCTATACCTCCGTGGATTTTGCTCATTATCTAAGCCAAGCTCCTTCCCATAGGCTTGTGTTTATGATTGGTAGTGCCGAAGGACTCAGTGAATTGGTTAAACAGAAATCAGCACTACAGTTCAGTCTCTCACCCATGACCTTCCCCCACGAGCTGGCTCGGCTGATGCTGGTGGAGCAGCTCTATCGCGCAAAGAACATTCTGCAAGGCGGTAGCTATCACAAGTAG
- a CDS encoding photosystem II protein Y gives MDFRLLIVIAPVLIAVSWAVFRILPAALNQIQGMLDK, from the coding sequence ATGGATTTTCGTTTACTGATCGTTATAGCTCCAGTACTAATCGCCGTTAGCTGGGCCGTTTTCCGAATTTTGCCTGCTGCCCTCAATCAGATACAGGGTATGCTCGATAAGTAG
- a CDS encoding helix-hairpin-helix domain-containing protein → MLKRLSSSSFTSTAAERLQQKLIDPYYRFSSLSEVQLAAELGIRIDVNKAGIDDWLRLPGLSIHQARTLVQLTQGGVQFYAIEDLAMALGMPPPRLQPLAPILLFCFYDAESAYEPQRINPNTASVEQLQQVPAITTAVAQAMTRDRISAGPYQNLADLQQRLALPGPVIQDLLPYLRF, encoded by the coding sequence ATGCTCAAGCGGCTTTCTTCCTCTTCTTTCACATCGACTGCTGCCGAACGTCTGCAGCAGAAGTTAATCGATCCCTACTATCGGTTTAGCTCTCTATCAGAAGTCCAATTGGCTGCTGAACTCGGCATCCGTATTGACGTTAATAAGGCGGGGATCGATGATTGGCTGCGACTCCCCGGCCTTTCTATTCACCAAGCGCGAACCCTCGTGCAGCTGACTCAAGGTGGCGTACAGTTTTATGCCATTGAAGATCTGGCGATGGCGTTGGGAATGCCGCCCCCACGACTGCAGCCTTTAGCCCCGATACTGCTGTTTTGCTTTTACGATGCTGAAAGTGCCTACGAACCACAGCGCATTAATCCTAATACAGCCTCAGTGGAGCAGCTTCAGCAGGTTCCTGCTATCACGACTGCTGTTGCCCAAGCCATGACTCGCGATCGCATCTCCGCTGGCCCTTATCAAAACCTCGCTGACCTGCAGCAGCGCCTAGCTCTACCGGGGCCAGTGATTCAAGACTTACTACCTTACCTGCGGTTTTGA
- a CDS encoding SHOCT domain-containing protein, whose translation MSQPKNRMIACILALAGVMLPGLHKFYLGQVRWGLVYFIPGLLWATFPIGLLVRIASLCDALLYFAQGEDRFNTAFNPEWQTVAGTSSAEPEKIGAIATALRQLDGLRQEGLITDYEFEQQRRQLLG comes from the coding sequence ATGAGCCAGCCGAAGAATCGAATGATTGCCTGCATCTTGGCATTGGCTGGGGTCATGCTGCCGGGGCTGCACAAGTTTTACTTGGGGCAGGTGCGTTGGGGCCTCGTGTATTTCATCCCGGGACTGCTATGGGCTACGTTCCCCATTGGCCTATTGGTCAGGATTGCCAGTCTCTGTGATGCGCTGCTCTATTTTGCCCAGGGAGAGGATCGCTTCAATACCGCCTTTAATCCTGAGTGGCAAACGGTTGCCGGAACGTCGAGTGCTGAACCGGAGAAAATAGGTGCGATCGCAACTGCCCTCCGACAGCTCGACGGGTTGCGACAGGAAGGACTGATCACAGACTATGAATTTGAACAGCAGCGGCGGCAGCTTTTAGGGTAG
- a CDS encoding S-layer homology domain-containing protein codes for MFQYSRQVASGFVGAALGCSVLAIASTTVAQPNQPAASAQFSDVNANYWARPFIEELASKDIIKGFPDGSFKPNEPVTRAQFAAIVRQAFDQPKIRRGNRFSDVDANFWATPAISQAYTTGFLSGYPGNEFQPKQQIPKVQALVALASGLQLEPQGQIAESLGVFSDAAQIPDYAKSGIAAATETGIVVNNPNVKFLNPNDNATRADIAAFVYQALVNQKQLEPLAKADRANRFIVKGLSTPTAKTQATPATVAKGTGRLMASGTKINLKYIGSDKAKLVLAPGETLPVSFGVANNVVNAQNVVLIPKGSTISGQIVPFTVNSTTGAQFVAQTLKVGANSYPISAISNPVVPAARQSVTPTAVQDSLTTTAARTALGSILGGGGLNPTSILTNVLLNQGAQSLRTTGSAPTTTDSVIILDPAQLVLTTQADVNLAAAKTPGS; via the coding sequence ATGTTCCAGTATTCACGTCAGGTTGCCAGCGGTTTTGTGGGGGCTGCTTTGGGATGTTCGGTACTTGCGATCGCATCCACCACTGTGGCCCAGCCTAACCAGCCAGCAGCATCTGCCCAATTTTCAGACGTGAATGCCAACTACTGGGCGCGCCCCTTTATTGAAGAGTTGGCCTCTAAAGATATTATTAAGGGCTTCCCCGACGGTTCATTTAAACCCAACGAGCCTGTGACGCGAGCCCAGTTTGCTGCGATTGTACGCCAAGCCTTCGATCAACCTAAAATCCGTCGAGGGAATCGCTTCAGTGATGTTGACGCTAATTTCTGGGCGACACCTGCCATCTCACAGGCCTACACTACAGGCTTCCTGTCTGGATACCCAGGCAATGAATTCCAGCCGAAACAGCAAATTCCTAAGGTACAGGCACTCGTGGCTTTAGCCAGTGGACTGCAGCTAGAGCCACAGGGTCAGATTGCAGAGAGCTTGGGCGTCTTCAGCGATGCTGCGCAGATTCCTGACTATGCTAAGTCGGGCATTGCCGCGGCCACTGAAACCGGAATCGTGGTTAATAACCCCAACGTCAAATTTCTCAACCCCAACGATAATGCCACCCGTGCTGACATTGCCGCCTTTGTCTATCAGGCTTTGGTCAACCAGAAGCAACTCGAACCCCTTGCAAAAGCTGACAGAGCCAATCGCTTTATTGTTAAGGGTCTTTCGACGCCTACGGCCAAGACACAGGCAACTCCCGCCACCGTCGCGAAGGGGACTGGACGACTGATGGCTAGCGGAACGAAGATTAATCTCAAGTACATTGGCTCTGATAAAGCGAAGCTCGTGCTCGCACCCGGAGAGACCCTGCCCGTGAGCTTTGGCGTGGCAAACAATGTGGTCAATGCTCAGAATGTTGTTTTGATCCCGAAGGGCAGCACTATCTCTGGTCAAATTGTTCCGTTTACCGTTAATTCAACAACGGGGGCGCAGTTTGTGGCGCAAACGCTGAAGGTTGGCGCTAACAGCTATCCCATCAGTGCCATCTCGAATCCAGTGGTGCCAGCTGCTCGGCAAAGCGTTACGCCGACTGCCGTGCAAGACAGTTTGACCACGACAGCTGCTAGAACTGCGCTCGGTTCCATCTTGGGGGGCGGGGGCTTGAATCCAACTTCGATTCTGACGAATGTTTTGCTTAATCAGGGTGCTCAATCATTGAGAACCACTGGCTCTGCGCCAACCACGACAGACAGCGTGATCATTCTCGATCCGGCCCAACTTGTGTTAACGACACAGGCTGATGTGAATTTGGCGGCGGCTAAGACGCCTGGCTCCTAA
- a CDS encoding SH3 domain-containing protein: MLRSTLIASLMLSALAGAAFEVRAIESEVKAASVSLGRQQELAFPAEIDGAELIVAPVLYAQTTPQTVQVERGGAQIYTQPESNSQVIGEYRAGVVLSPRLRLFNPEGQAWLRVGDHWIAEESVMVLEGETAAAPPSKRPTPIDLPTPASAASPPTITPQQSGGAQQPTPTAPSPQPAAAPVIAKPKPVVKPQPKPQPKPQPTAAKPQPQAKPQPKATAKSSGSRKAVLITKDPKAQVNVRTANNLQSDVIHAGIAGDQVQILKSQPGQGGYTWYQVKFPVAKVQGWVRGDFIKLGAQ, translated from the coding sequence ATGCTCCGCTCAACGCTGATTGCTAGTCTGATGCTCAGCGCTCTTGCTGGTGCCGCATTTGAAGTCAGGGCAATCGAATCCGAGGTGAAGGCCGCTAGCGTATCGCTAGGTCGTCAGCAGGAATTAGCTTTTCCTGCTGAGATAGATGGGGCAGAGCTGATTGTCGCCCCAGTGCTTTATGCTCAGACAACTCCGCAAACGGTTCAGGTAGAGCGGGGCGGGGCGCAAATCTATACCCAGCCCGAAAGTAACTCGCAAGTCATTGGTGAATATCGAGCGGGAGTGGTTCTATCGCCGCGTTTGCGGCTTTTTAATCCTGAGGGGCAAGCCTGGTTAAGAGTGGGAGACCACTGGATTGCAGAAGAATCTGTGATGGTTCTAGAGGGAGAAACTGCGGCTGCTCCTCCCTCGAAGCGACCGACCCCCATCGACTTGCCTACCCCTGCCTCTGCAGCCTCTCCACCGACCATAACCCCGCAACAGTCTGGTGGTGCTCAACAGCCGACGCCGACAGCGCCTTCTCCACAGCCCGCTGCTGCACCCGTGATAGCTAAACCCAAGCCTGTTGTTAAGCCCCAACCAAAACCTCAACCAAAGCCCCAGCCTACTGCAGCAAAACCACAGCCTCAGGCGAAACCACAGCCTAAAGCAACGGCTAAATCCTCAGGCTCCAGAAAGGCCGTGCTGATCACCAAGGATCCCAAGGCTCAGGTTAATGTGAGGACCGCCAATAATTTGCAGTCTGATGTGATTCATGCCGGTATTGCTGGGGATCAGGTTCAAATTCTAAAGAGTCAGCCGGGGCAAGGGGGCTATACCTGGTATCAGGTAAAGTTCCCGGTTGCTAAGGTTCAAGGCTGGGTGCGGGGTGACTTTATCAAGCTGGGTGCTCAGTGA
- a CDS encoding serine/threonine protein kinase, which translates to MDLLHTLLRKKPAAPKAQTSLCDLKPGMLLIDRYRLTEMVGQGSMGSVYRAEDQLLGGVTVAVKFLSQTLLSEKMAQQFAQEARAGALLGHQSLHIVRVLDYGLHEEQMPFYVMECIEGINLEQLLQVKSLSLARFLKLMGQVCSGLHCAHQGINVDGNLYQVIHRDIKPSNIFVTHNESLGELAKLLDFGIADFLNQTLKDGPTQPFMGTLAYGSPEQISGQQPDSRSDIYSLGVTMFESLTGDLPIKAEVDTFDLWHRAHCQQQPRRFSQADPHLEIPAPLEEVIMACLAKQPEQRPQNVEEIREVLRTVSQSGIAKLSQPTDTIPELVKIAAQIEQQQQSPAHQTLVTFESAEDVAWHSTWPENIPQAKIAFPQTLKCAQQDAAALWVMLAPEEIQQRMLNTRHCHFLCTFAPHPMLLWITSIFSREQGPKWMPCYIDLKDQQGRYMTQLLSSAGYYHLLMFGLQSPSRPANVATVSIPEPQRKHLSDWLTMAHGKTSTGTPAQSKQFLREKYQSVKAKIQSRL; encoded by the coding sequence ATGGATTTACTTCACACACTTTTACGTAAGAAGCCAGCCGCTCCTAAGGCTCAAACAAGCCTGTGCGATCTGAAACCTGGGATGCTGCTCATCGATCGTTACCGTCTGACAGAAATGGTAGGCCAGGGATCAATGGGCAGTGTTTATCGTGCCGAAGACCAGCTCTTGGGCGGCGTTACTGTAGCCGTTAAGTTTCTGTCACAGACGCTACTCAGCGAAAAAATGGCGCAGCAGTTTGCTCAAGAAGCACGGGCCGGTGCGCTGTTAGGGCATCAAAGCTTACATATTGTTCGGGTACTTGACTATGGCCTGCACGAGGAGCAGATGCCGTTCTATGTGATGGAATGCATTGAAGGCATCAACCTTGAACAACTCTTGCAGGTGAAGTCGCTCTCATTAGCCCGATTTTTGAAATTGATGGGGCAAGTCTGTTCTGGCCTGCACTGTGCCCATCAAGGCATCAATGTAGATGGCAACCTCTATCAAGTCATTCATCGAGACATTAAGCCCAGCAACATTTTCGTCACCCACAACGAGAGCCTCGGGGAGCTGGCAAAACTCCTAGATTTTGGTATTGCTGATTTTCTGAATCAAACCCTTAAAGATGGCCCAACCCAGCCCTTCATGGGCACCCTCGCCTACGGTTCTCCCGAACAGATCTCAGGGCAGCAACCGGACTCACGCTCAGATATTTACAGCCTTGGCGTCACAATGTTTGAGTCGCTGACGGGAGACCTGCCCATCAAAGCAGAGGTGGACACCTTTGATCTATGGCACCGCGCCCATTGCCAGCAGCAGCCTCGCCGCTTTTCTCAGGCAGATCCCCACCTAGAAATTCCTGCGCCCCTAGAAGAAGTGATCATGGCTTGCTTAGCAAAGCAACCTGAGCAGCGTCCCCAGAACGTTGAAGAGATTCGAGAGGTCTTGAGAACAGTCAGTCAATCTGGCATTGCCAAACTGTCTCAACCAACAGATACCATCCCTGAGTTAGTCAAGATTGCAGCGCAGATAGAGCAGCAGCAGCAGTCGCCCGCCCATCAAACCCTGGTCACCTTTGAGTCAGCAGAGGATGTGGCTTGGCACTCAACTTGGCCCGAGAACATACCGCAGGCGAAGATCGCCTTCCCTCAGACGTTGAAGTGTGCACAACAAGATGCCGCAGCTTTATGGGTAATGCTTGCCCCAGAGGAAATTCAGCAGCGGATGCTGAATACTCGTCACTGCCATTTTTTATGTACGTTTGCGCCCCATCCCATGTTGCTGTGGATTACGTCTATCTTCAGCCGTGAGCAGGGGCCCAAATGGATGCCCTGTTATATCGATCTCAAAGATCAGCAGGGACGCTATATGACTCAGCTCTTGAGCTCTGCTGGCTACTATCATCTACTGATGTTTGGGCTGCAGTCACCCAGCCGCCCCGCTAATGTAGCAACGGTCAGTATCCCTGAGCCGCAGCGGAAGCATCTTTCTGATTGGCTGACAATGGCCCACGGCAAAACCTCAACGGGCACACCGGCCCAGAGCAAGCAGTTTTTGCGCGAGAAGTATCAAAGCGTCAAGGCAAAGATTCAGTCAAGGCTCTAG
- a CDS encoding lipid-A-disaccharide synthase-related protein gives MLSRTPSNLLVLSNGHGEDQVAVRIVQSLKKLPHSLEIKALPIVGEGYAYRRQHIQLLDAVQIMPSGGFIYMDGRQTLRDLQGGLWQLTRRQLREVRQWAKQGGKILAVGDIVPLLFAWWSGAPYAFVGTAKSDYYLRDERGTPLPNVGHPWWLSASVYLPWERWLMQQACAVFPRDSLTAKTLQEWPISVFDAGNPMMDNLQPTGQLDLSAVKHQPQRAILLLPGSRPPEAYQNWELILEAVTSLLQNRLFLAAVAPGLERAPLAEMLEKSGWHCLSENIWIQEEARLVLTEHFNDCLGRVGVAIATAGTATEQCVGLGIPVITLPGKGPQFTAAFAEAQSRLLGHSIFNLEHPHQVPEALQQIDQADPQQWYENGLQRMGRSGASERIAAILAEELLF, from the coding sequence ATGCTGAGCCGAACACCTTCAAATTTGCTGGTTCTCAGTAATGGTCATGGTGAGGATCAGGTGGCTGTTCGCATTGTACAGTCTCTGAAAAAGCTCCCTCATTCTCTCGAGATCAAAGCATTGCCGATTGTGGGGGAGGGGTATGCCTACCGGCGGCAGCATATTCAACTGTTAGACGCTGTTCAAATAATGCCGTCTGGTGGGTTTATATACATGGATGGCCGCCAAACGCTCCGTGATTTGCAGGGTGGCCTCTGGCAGCTCACGCGCAGACAGCTTCGAGAAGTCCGACAGTGGGCGAAACAAGGGGGCAAAATCCTGGCGGTGGGCGACATTGTTCCGCTGCTGTTCGCTTGGTGGAGCGGAGCACCCTATGCCTTTGTCGGTACCGCTAAATCTGATTATTATCTGCGCGATGAACGAGGTACTCCTTTACCAAACGTGGGACATCCCTGGTGGCTCAGCGCTTCAGTTTATTTGCCTTGGGAGCGCTGGCTGATGCAGCAGGCTTGCGCTGTGTTCCCCCGTGATTCGTTAACGGCTAAGACCCTTCAAGAATGGCCGATATCGGTGTTCGATGCTGGCAATCCCATGATGGATAATCTGCAGCCCACGGGTCAGCTTGATTTAAGTGCGGTGAAGCATCAGCCGCAGCGGGCTATTCTGCTGCTGCCGGGTTCTCGTCCACCGGAGGCTTATCAAAACTGGGAGCTGATCTTAGAGGCTGTTACATCTCTTCTTCAAAACCGGCTCTTCCTGGCAGCCGTCGCGCCAGGGTTAGAGCGAGCGCCACTGGCAGAAATGTTAGAGAAGTCTGGTTGGCACTGCTTATCTGAGAATATTTGGATTCAGGAAGAGGCAAGGCTGGTGTTGACCGAGCATTTTAATGATTGTTTGGGGCGAGTGGGAGTTGCGATCGCAACCGCTGGCACCGCCACTGAGCAATGCGTTGGCCTGGGAATCCCTGTGATTACACTACCGGGTAAAGGACCGCAGTTCACCGCAGCCTTTGCCGAAGCGCAGTCTCGATTGCTGGGCCACTCCATCTTCAACCTAGAGCATCCGCACCAGGTACCTGAGGCTCTCCAGCAGATTGACCAAGCAGACCCGCAGCAGTGGTATGAAAACGGCCTGCAACGCATGGGGCGCAGCGGCGCATCAGAACGGATCGCCGCTATTCTGGCCGAGGAATTGCTTTTCTAA
- a CDS encoding NAD(P)/FAD-dependent oxidoreductase translates to MTQAKKQHQTQALHPESAHAIVIGGSIAGLLAARVLTDHFERVTIVERDPLPSEPQARPGVPQSQHTHILLTQGYHSLETLFPGIGDSLVAQGATRIDWLAECPIMFPSGWAPRFPSEIKAPLCSRTLLEQVIRQQLERNDRIRWATPCTVTQFIPHPQRAALHAVQIKDAQGKIAELSAQLIVDASGRNSHAPQWLQHLGYAPPQETIIDSGLGYASRWYRRPCEFFEDWKSIYVMAQAPNYPCLGALFQLEDDRWLVTLMGINHNYPSTNEAGFLDFASHLRSPVIYEAIKAAEPLSKIYSYRGTANRQRHYEKLTQLPENFISIGDAICAFNPVYGQGVTIAAESAIALGQCLQHQHKRYGAGQWTGFSRYFHQQLVSVTRTPWLMATGEDLRWPQTVGNQPDLITKLLQWYMDQVVSLINEEGDVYQAFLEVVHRLKAPTSLLHSQILKKVIAKRISHPSGEVSTSSVRGQL, encoded by the coding sequence ATGACCCAAGCAAAGAAACAGCATCAGACTCAAGCCCTTCACCCAGAGTCAGCTCACGCTATCGTCATCGGCGGCAGTATTGCAGGACTCCTGGCTGCGCGTGTGCTGACCGACCACTTTGAACGGGTCACTATCGTAGAACGCGATCCGCTCCCCAGTGAACCGCAGGCTCGTCCAGGGGTACCCCAATCTCAACATACCCATATCTTACTAACCCAGGGATATCACTCCTTAGAGACCCTATTCCCAGGAATTGGCGACTCTTTAGTGGCACAGGGGGCAACTCGCATAGATTGGTTAGCAGAGTGTCCCATTATGTTCCCCTCGGGCTGGGCACCTCGGTTTCCCTCTGAGATCAAAGCTCCCCTCTGTAGTCGCACCCTGCTAGAACAGGTAATCCGTCAGCAACTTGAGCGCAACGATCGGATACGCTGGGCAACGCCCTGCACCGTCACTCAATTCATCCCCCATCCGCAACGAGCAGCGCTGCATGCCGTTCAGATCAAAGATGCTCAGGGAAAGATCGCTGAGTTGTCCGCTCAGCTCATCGTTGATGCCAGCGGACGCAATTCTCATGCCCCTCAGTGGTTGCAACATCTCGGCTATGCACCGCCTCAAGAAACCATTATTGACTCTGGCCTCGGCTATGCTAGCCGTTGGTATCGGCGTCCGTGCGAATTCTTTGAAGACTGGAAAAGCATCTATGTCATGGCTCAGGCTCCAAACTATCCTTGTCTAGGAGCGCTATTTCAACTGGAAGACGATCGCTGGCTGGTCACCCTAATGGGCATCAATCACAATTATCCCTCTACAAATGAGGCCGGATTTCTCGACTTTGCCAGTCATCTCAGGAGTCCTGTTATTTATGAGGCCATCAAGGCTGCTGAACCTCTCTCTAAGATTTATTCTTATCGCGGGACAGCCAATCGCCAGCGGCACTATGAGAAGCTAACTCAGTTACCGGAAAATTTCATCAGCATCGGAGACGCCATATGCGCCTTCAACCCTGTTTACGGTCAGGGTGTGACTATTGCCGCAGAAAGCGCCATTGCCCTTGGCCAGTGCCTGCAGCATCAGCACAAACGATACGGCGCAGGCCAATGGACAGGGTTCTCTCGATATTTTCATCAGCAACTGGTCTCTGTGACCCGTACCCCTTGGCTGATGGCAACAGGGGAAGATCTGCGCTGGCCTCAGACCGTGGGGAATCAACCGGACCTCATTACAAAACTGTTGCAGTGGTACATGGATCAAGTGGTAAGTCTAATTAATGAGGAAGGTGATGTCTACCAAGCCTTTTTAGAAGTCGTACACCGACTGAAGGCCCCTACTTCTCTTTTGCATTCTCAGATTCTGAAGAAAGTAATTGCGAAACGAATTAGCCACCCATCAGGGGAAGTCTCCACCTCCTCGGTACGAGGTCAGCTTTAA